The window CCGTCTGCAGCCGCTTGAGGGAGGCGTCGACGGCCCGGCGGATGTTCACCGCGGAGAGCTTGTCGTGGTTGGGCCAGACGTCCCCGTCGCCCGACATGTTCCCGTACACCTTGGTGGCGAGGACCGTCCTGTCGCGCCGGCCGCCCTGGGCGAACCAGGCACCGATGATCTCCTCGGTGCGGCCCTTGTTCTCACCCCACCCGTAGACGTTGGCCGTGTCCACGAAGTTCAGACCTGCGTCGAGAGCGGCGTCCATGATGCCGTGGCTGGTTGATTCGTCTGTCTGCGGACCGAAGTTCATCGTGCCGAGAACGAGTCGGCTGACCTTGAGTCCGGTACGTCCGAGCTGCGTGTACTTCATGGGTCACCAGCCAACTGCTTCGAGTCCGCTCCAGGCAAGGAGCGGCTCTCTCCCTTCGCACGGCACGCGCGGGGAACTACCTGACGGCCGCCGCGACGGCGACCACGACGAACATCAGCACAAGCACACCGGCCATGATCCGGTTCCGCGTCTTCGGGTCCACGCCCCCGAGCCTAACCAACCCCGCCGAGTGGCCGGCGGGCAACCGCCTCGTACCGCGGCTGCTCCCCCGGCACCCCGGACCGCGGCAGATTGCTGCGCACCAGCACCAGCTCGCCCACCGTCCAGGGCCGGCCGGTGAAGCCGTGCAGCAGCTCGGTGTACGGCCGGACGTCGAGGGAGTCCCGGCTGCGCGCCACCGTCAGGTGGGCCTTGTACCGCCGGTGCTCGCCCATCGGCACGCCCGCCTTCCGGGCCGCCGCCTCCGCCCGGTCGGCCAGCAGCCGCAGCGCCTCCACGTCCCCCGCGGCCCCCGTCCACAGGGCCTTGCCGTGACCGAACTGACCGCCGCCGGACAGGGCCAGCTCGAACGGCGCCGTACGGCGGGCCGCGCTCGCGAGGCGCTCCGACAGCTCCGGTACGAGATCGTCGGCGACCTCGCCGTAGAAGGCGAGGGTGAAGTGCCAGCCCGGGCGGTGGGTCCAGCGCAGCCGCTCCGCGCCGGGAAGCCGCCGCAACTCGGCGACCTCGGCGGCGAGTTCCTGGACGACGTGCTCCGGCGGGAGCACCGCCGCGAAGAGTCTCATGCCTTCACCTTCCCAGACCGACGTGGGCATGATGGACCGATGACGATCATCATCCGCGAAGGCGGCCCCGACGACGCTCCCCTGATCCTCGGCATGCTGGACAGCTCGGTGGAGTGGCTGGTCTCACAGGGCCGGACCGGGCAGTGGGGGACCGAGCCCTGGTCGGGCGATCCCCGGGCGGTGGACCTGGTGCAGCGGTACGCCAGCACGGGCACGCCGTACTTCGCCGAGATAGACGGCGTCCCGGCGGCCACGCTGACCCTCAGCGAGGGCCCGGGCCCCTATCTGGAGCCCGCCGACGAGCCCGAGCGCTACATCCACCTGCTCGCCTCCGACCGCCGGTTCAAGGGGCGGGGCGCCGGTGCCGCGCTGCTCGCCCACGCGGCCCAGGTGACCCGGCGGGCGGGGATCTCCCTGCTGCGGGTGGACTGCTACGCGGGCGACGACGGCAAGCTGGTCGCCTACTACGAGAGCAACGGATTCATCCGGACCGAGCCCTTCACCCACGGGGCGAACGCCTGGCCCGGCCAGGTGCTGGCCCGGAGGGTCCTGTAGCGGACCCTCCGGCGCCGGCGCGGCGGGTTCAGGCCGCCGTCGCCAGTTGTTCCCGCTCGCGCGGGACGAAGCGGACCCGCGGATGGCCCCGGTGCCAGCCCACCGCGAGGCGCAGGCCCCCGATGCGGGTGAGGACCAGGCCGATGCCGGCCGCGGCGACGGCGGAGACGACACCGCCGAGGGCGAAGCCGACCCGGGCGCCGTAGGTGTCGGTGATCCAGCCGACCACGGGTGCGCCCAGCGGCGTCCCGCCCATGAACACCATCATGAACAGGGCCATGACCCGACCGCGCATGGCCGGGTCGGTGGCCATCTGCACGGCGGTGTTCGCGGTGACGTTCACCGTGAGCCCGAAGATCCCGATGGGCACCATGAGCAGCGCGAACAGCCAGTACGACGGCGCCACGGCGGCCACCGTCTCCAGGGTGCCGAAGGCCACCGCGGCGGCGATCAGGACCCGCAGCCGGGCCGTGCCGCGCCGGGCGGCGAGCAGGGCGCCGATCAGGGAGCCGACGGCCATCAGGGTGTTGAAGAGGCTGTAGGAGCCGGCGCCGGAGCGGAACACGTCGTCCGCGTAGGCCGACAGCCACACCGGGAAGTTGAAGCCGAAGGTGCCGATGAAGCCCACCAGGACGATCGGCCAGATCAGCTCCGGCCGCTTGGCGACGTAGTCCAGGCCCTCCCGCAGCTGGCCCTTGCCGCGGGGCGCGCGTTCGACCACGTGCAGGTCGCGGGCGCGCATCAGCAGCAGGCCGGCGATGGGCGCGGCGAAGGACAGGCCGTTGGCGAGGAACGCCCAGCCGGTGCCCACGCCGGTGATCATCAGACCGGCGACGGCGGGGCCGACCAGGCGGGCCGACTGGAAGTTCGCGGAATTCAGGCTGACCGCGTTCTGCAGCTGCTCGGGGCCGACCATCTCGGAGACGAACGACTGCCGGGCCGGGTTGTCGAGCACGGTGGCGAGGCCGACGGCGAAGGCGGCGACGTACACGTGCCACACCTGGACGTGCCCGGAGAGGGTCAGGAAGGCCAGGGCGAGGCCGGTGAGGGCCATCGACGCCTGGGTGACCAGGAGCGTCGGCCGCTTGGGCAGGCGGTCCACGAGGACGCCGCCGTAGAGGCCGAAGAGCAGCATCGGCAGGAACTGCAGGGCCGTGGTGATGCCCACGGCCGCCGAGGAGCCGGTGAGGCTGAGGACGAGCCAGTCCTGTGCGATGCGCTGCATCCAGGTGCCGGTGTTCGAGACGACCTGGCCGAGGAAGAAGAGGCGGTAGTTCCGGATCTTCAGCGAGCTGAACATCGAGGACTTGCGGGGAACGGGGGTAGTGGGTGTGCTCGGTGCGGGGGCGGAAGGTGCTCCGGATCCCGAACTCAAAAGGGTCGCCTCCTCGAATGGCGTGCTTAAAGGTGTGCGAGCTTCTCCAGCACGGGGGCGGCGGCGCGCAGTTTGGCCCACTCGTCCTCGTCGAGGGCCTCGACGAGGCCCGCCAGGAACGCGTTGCGCTTGCGGCGGCTCTCCTCGAGCATGGCCTCGGCCTGCTCGGTCTGGGTGACGACCTTCTGGCGCCGGTCCTCCGGATGCGGCTCCAGCCGGACCAGGCCCTTGGCTTCGAGCAGCGCGACGATGCGGGTCATCGAGGGCGGCTGGACGTGCTCCTTGCGGGCGAGCTCGCCCGGGGTGGCACTGCCGCAGCGCGCGAGGGTGCCGAGCACCGACATCTCGGTGGGGCTCAGCGACTCGTCGACCCGCTGGTGCTTGAGCCGACGGGACAGCCGCATCACGGCGGAGCGGAGGGCGTTCACGGCGGCAGCGTCGTCGCCATGGGTAAGGTCCGGCATGTTCTTTAGCGTAACTCATTACTCTCGCTAAAGACCACTCGACACGCACGCCGTGCCCGTGACTCTGGCCACTGAACCCTCGGATCACCCGTATG of the Streptomyces sp. 1222.5 genome contains:
- a CDS encoding MarR family winged helix-turn-helix transcriptional regulator; amino-acid sequence: MPDLTHGDDAAAVNALRSAVMRLSRRLKHQRVDESLSPTEMSVLGTLARCGSATPGELARKEHVQPPSMTRIVALLEAKGLVRLEPHPEDRRQKVVTQTEQAEAMLEESRRKRNAFLAGLVEALDEDEWAKLRAAAPVLEKLAHL
- the thpR gene encoding RNA 2',3'-cyclic phosphodiesterase — its product is MRLFAAVLPPEHVVQELAAEVAELRRLPGAERLRWTHRPGWHFTLAFYGEVADDLVPELSERLASAARRTAPFELALSGGGQFGHGKALWTGAAGDVEALRLLADRAEAAARKAGVPMGEHRRYKAHLTVARSRDSLDVRPYTELLHGFTGRPWTVGELVLVRSNLPRSGVPGEQPRYEAVARRPLGGVG
- a CDS encoding GNAT family N-acetyltransferase; translated protein: MTIIIREGGPDDAPLILGMLDSSVEWLVSQGRTGQWGTEPWSGDPRAVDLVQRYASTGTPYFAEIDGVPAATLTLSEGPGPYLEPADEPERYIHLLASDRRFKGRGAGAALLAHAAQVTRRAGISLLRVDCYAGDDGKLVAYYESNGFIRTEPFTHGANAWPGQVLARRVL
- a CDS encoding MFS transporter, translating into MFSSLKIRNYRLFFLGQVVSNTGTWMQRIAQDWLVLSLTGSSAAVGITTALQFLPMLLFGLYGGVLVDRLPKRPTLLVTQASMALTGLALAFLTLSGHVQVWHVYVAAFAVGLATVLDNPARQSFVSEMVGPEQLQNAVSLNSANFQSARLVGPAVAGLMITGVGTGWAFLANGLSFAAPIAGLLLMRARDLHVVERAPRGKGQLREGLDYVAKRPELIWPIVLVGFIGTFGFNFPVWLSAYADDVFRSGAGSYSLFNTLMAVGSLIGALLAARRGTARLRVLIAAAVAFGTLETVAAVAPSYWLFALLMVPIGIFGLTVNVTANTAVQMATDPAMRGRVMALFMMVFMGGTPLGAPVVGWITDTYGARVGFALGGVVSAVAAAGIGLVLTRIGGLRLAVGWHRGHPRVRFVPREREQLATAA